GAACAAAAAGACTTTGAAATTgctataatttaaaaattgtcatagatttttttaaaacaagtaCAACCTCAAAGcgtttttataatttgggcctcATGTTAGTGAAACTCCCaaaattgttattttgtttcaCTTAACTCCCTAAtaattttgacccaaaaaaaactccgaatttgaatttaaaaacccAAGTTGTCTTAGTGCAAAATTTAGAAGCCCAGATAATGGGCCAGCCAAGCAGTAAAGCCCAATGTGCCTAATCCACCTGAGGCAGCACGGAGAATGGGCCAAGTCGTAAAGCCCACTATTTCAATTTCCACAGAGCGTGCGGGGAGTACCACAAGTACCTACCCTTACCGAGTAGCCCTGGTTTGTTTCAGAAGGGAAGAAGACGACATTCTATTGAAAAATACgaacaataataaaagaagaagaagaagaagaaaagaaacgaAAAAGGATGGAAGGTGAAGAAGAGGGAGGAGGGATAAGGCTGAGCAAGAGATTTTCGGACAAAGGAGGAGGGGAGGTTGATTACAAGACCAAGTCAGGTACGGCCTGGAGCCACTCCTACCTCAACCAGAAGCCATGGCACCCTCTCTCTTACCCCAACCAACGCCGCAAGTGGATCGCAGAGCAGATCCAGGCCCAGCACCAGCGTCGCACCGAGGAGGTCTCCCGCGAGGCATGTCCCCACCGCCCCCTCTCCCTTCGCATCCCTTCATCTCAATTTTCATGCTTTCACTtcatcacaattttttttgggtctgttGGTAATTtcagttctctctctttcttatCATTTGTGCAGTATGCCCAAGAGCAGGAATTCTTTCGCCAGGCCGCTCTCGTCTCCAAGAAAGACAAGGAAAAGGTGCtaaaacttcttcttcttcttcatttttttttttcgaaaacATTTgattattctctttatttatgCCATTTACTACTTATTATTCCAACTCCGAAAGGACCCGTTCCCATTGCTTGAGTTAATGTGTAGATTGAGATGATGAAAGCTGTTAGCTTTATGTATGTTCGTCCACCTGGTTacaacgccgaaagtgccaaAGCTGCAGAGATTGCTGATGAGAGTGTAAGAGAGCACCATAATAACACCTCCTTTGAAGACCCACAAACACAAACGCAAACAGATGCCCCTTCCACTTCAAGGTACAATgcattatattattttcttccttatTGTATGATATGTTTTCATTACATCTTTGAACTAATTTTCTCTTGCTAATTAGGCCACGGCCACCAGAGTGTATGCCTCCTAGTGGCGAAGAATCCAAAAAACCAAGACTCAAAGACGTGTTTGGCCGTCCTTTACCAACGGAAcaagaatttgaaattttgaaaaatgctCCAAGGTGTGCCTGTTGCTGCCTTTACAGTAAGATGCAATGTTTTTATGTTACTTTATAGTTTCCCGATTGAAATACATTAAGATGCTGAGAAGAAAGGGGGCTTAGTTATGACAATGATCTTTCACGCACTTTGGGTTGCATTGATAACTTGGCAATGCTTTTAGGAAATTAGATTATAAGATTCTTAGATTTGGTTTTATCTCAGTGTAGGCATTTTCAGAGTTTGGCTCAGTTTCTTGTGATCCATCAACTTCTTCATAACCCAGACTTTAACTGAATACCCCGGAGTCCTTGCTGGACTGTTTAAAAGTATAAAGTTGATGGGTTGTGATTCTAGAAATGCATACAAGAAGCTGTTACATCACTCGAGTCAGAATCAACAAAATTTGTTATGCAACTCTTTCAAGTCAAGCATATCTATGACTAATATATTGACTTAtgcattttattattaaaaggaGTTGAGATCTCGAACTGAGATTTCTCATTCCTCACAGATGCAGTTGTCTCTCTCTGTACCATGGTTGGTTTCTCTTAGTGTCTATTTATATTGAAAGTGACCGAGGCTCACAGTTGGTGCATGTAAGGGTACCTTTGAGCCTGGAAGTCATGCTTTATTATTTGCAATTGTTGCCCACGGTTACATTACAATTTCTACAGTCAAGTTGATACTACtctattgttttgatgatgataataataataataataataatttttctaaaggatgGAGACTGGTGTCCCTACGAGGGCAAAGCCATTTGGAGTTGAAGTGCGCAATGTGAAGTGCGTAAGGTGTGGAGCATTTGGTCACCAAAGTGGTGATCGTGAATGTCCGTTGAAGGATGCTATAATGCCTAATGAGGAGGGCCGATTGAAAAGGGATGACCCTTTGACTGCTATTCTTGCCCACACAGATCCTAGTGAGGtttgtacttttgtttttatccTGAAACCTAACAGTCGGGGATTTTAATATCCCTTGCTCACAAAATTACGCTTATCTCTGTCAAATTGGTGAGTGCTTGAGGTGATGCCTTGCATGGTAGGCTGGCATAAGGCTCAAAGCATTTGGCTTGGAtctttgaagttttttttttggttttcttttttgtcgtTGAAAGAAGTGCACGTTATATTTCCTACCCAATAAAAAGAAGTGTGGATTTCTATTACCATCAAAATTTGTTTAGATCCCTTTGGAAAAGTAGAGATTTAAGCTCATTAAGGTTACTCTCTGAAGTTTGCCTTCTAATTCTATAAACTTGTTTTTTACTATCTTAGCATCGTTGGCTAAGAGTTTGGGAAATTGGAATAGGGTTTTCTTTGAACAGGGATGGTAGATTACATTTTATGAACTGGGAGAAAAGGATATGTTTGTTGTCACTTTTgtctagggtttagggttgTTTGGTAAATAAAATGTCTAGCTTAAGTTAtctaaaaagggaaaaagtcTTTATCAAATTTGTTGTCCCCATTATGGGGTTAGCGTAGCCATAAGGAGGGTTCAGTTGTTTAATAATGCTTATAGGGGAAAAATGGCAGTACAATGTAAGTAGGGGGAAGGATGGTTTATGGAATAGAATTATGGTTCATTTGGACATGAAGACTTGGGGATTTTAGCAGCCACTTAAAGAAGAGTGGCAGGTTTGAAGTATAGACAAGGAAGGCCTATTGTTCTACTTTTGCAAATGGGAGTGTTATTTAGTCTATGGGAGACCATAAAAACAATTGGGAGGATGATTGTTACATGTGGTCTAGTTGGAAGCTTGAGGTAAGAAACTGTGGTTTTGGTCATAGCATTCAAACTACTGCCGCTGGAAAAGTAAGGAATAAAAGGGGAAAGACTGTCGATAAACAGGTTATGGTTTTGATCACTACATTAGTactgaaaaacaaaggaagtAAAATTTCTAGGATTCTCGCGCAGAATCTTATACTCTTATAGATTGGGAAGACCTAGGTTGGGATTGTATCTCAGAAACCTCAAGGAACACCTCATAACTTCAAAGATAATACTAACCTAAGAGAATTTGGTTTTCAATGTGTCATTTCATTTACTAATATTTAAGTTGTTGCAGACTGCAAGTACTGTTCTCTTAGTATTAGGAGAGATCAGTGAGTACCAAGTATAATAATTTTCTTGAAggaagaattttctttttgcttgtgGTTCATGTTATTTCATTGTTCTTCCAGAAATATTTTGGTACATGATCGAGCTCATCTTTAAGTTCTTTGCGTCTATAATTTATGGAGCGGAAGAATTAGTTGGTGTTACTTACGGATTTGGAGCAAGTTTATGAATTGGGGATACGGTCACCTCGTTTGGGCCAgtcatttaattcagattgACAGTTGTTCATTATTCTTTCCATGAAATTGTAAGTCATGACCAATATACTGATAGGTAACAGCTTGCAAGAGTCAAACATTTGTTATACATGTTAATTTGGGTTAAATTAAAATTGTGTTGCTCATAATGCAGTTTATTATGGCTGGAGAAATGGAAGCATGGTAGACCATTGTCAGGATGTTAGACAACAATTGtagaatataaatataacttaaAGTAAATTTCTAAGTTAGTGACTCTTAATTTTCACAATTATAACCTCCTTCCATCCATCATTGTTAAAGGCAAAATGCCTTATTTCCCTGATGGAGGCACATCTACAGAAATTTCAACCATATATTGGTTGTATATTGCCAGAATTCTATCCAACTTCTCAACTTACCTGTagtatttttttcttgctcATCCAGATGCAAGAGAAACTAATGAAGTTGTGTAGAAAAAGCCTTCCAACAAAATTATAGCTTGTAAATGAAGAAATTGTAAAGTAGCTGTGAATCTGTGACAGGAAAGGTAGTATATTTATATGTTCTAGACAGTGGTGGAACACTTTCTCTTTTGCCTACAGTTATGAAGTGGATTGGTTAATGTAACCGATCagttgtttgtgtgtgtgtatttctggtttgtttctttttccagCTTGTTACTTTGCTTCTTGGTCTGCTTCGATTGTTCCATCCTTTGATCTCTACATATGTTTGAGCCATATTTATATCTTCTGTTTTGCTGTCAAAAGGTTGGCTCTAACATCAACTTTTGTGTATTAGTACATAAATAGATTAATTAACTTGtctatttgtttgtttaatctCAAAATTATGCTTATGTACGATAACGAAGAATTCTCCTGTTTGCTCTGTTTGAAACGCTTCTACTATACATATAGTGCCCTACATCCCTGGAAACTGAGTAATGCATTCTTATATGATTAtgatgcaaaaaaaaaaaaaaaaaaaaaacactaggactatatatattatatcttGCTTATTTTGCAGCCTCTAAAGTGGGAGCTCAAGCAAAAACCAGGAATTAGTCCTCCACGTGGAGGGTTTAAACCAGATGACCCCAACCAACAAATAGTTGCTGAGGACATATTTGACGAGTATGGAGGTATTTAGTTTTCAATTCCAGAATATGCATGATGATTTCTTTCTTGTATCTTTGTATTGCATGTGAGGTAACTACCACCAACCTCATTCATTTTTCAGGCTTCCTCAGTGGGGATGTCATCCCTGAGCTACTGACCAACTTCTCAAGCCAACCCAGGGACAAGTCCAAAAAGAAGACCAAGCACAAAAAAAAGCTGTCATCACCAATGAGTGGGGAAGACGGGTTGTCATCTTCTTATGAGGATGATAAGAggtcaaagaagaaaatatgcaaggtaaataaaaagaagcatGGTCATTCTGAATCGAGTCCATCAGAGATTTTGGAATTTGATAGACATAAAGTAAAGAGTAGAGACAAGCATTCTTATTCATTTGAGAattcaaataatgaaaaacaTCAGAGAAGTACAAAGAAAAGACAGAAGCATTCTCATTCATATGGAGATTCCGAGATTTGTAGGCATTACAAAAGGGACAACAGCAGTGACAGGTGTACTAATTCATCTGAAGATTCTGAACCTGACAAGCACCATAGAGATGTCCAGCGCAGACGCAAGCATTCTTTTACAGTTGAGGATTCGTATCATGAAAAACATCATAGAAGTAGAAAGGTCAGACAGAAGCATTCTCATTCATATGAAGATTCCAAAATTGATAGGCATTGCAGAAGGGACAAGAGCCGAGAGAGCTTGAATAATTCATCTGAAGATTCTGAGCCTGATAGGCACCTTAGAAGTATCAAGAGCAGACACCGGCATTCTTATTCATCTGAAGATTCTGGCACGAACAGgcaaaacagaaataaaaagagcCGGGATAGGCAGTCCTACTCGTATGTTAAAACCGAAGATGAGAAACATCATAGAAGTAGAAACAGCAGACACAAACACTCGTGTATCTGAAGATTCAGTTATGAGGGGGATGGTAGAAAGGGGGACGGCACATATGGGCACTCTATTGTAGTCAACGTCGCCACTATCAAGTTATCAACCTCACTGTTTATCAGAATTAgattttaaatatctttacAAAGAGCTGGCTTAGCAAGTGTTGTGGTGGAAATGAGCTCGCTACTAATTGTAATGACGAGAAGGAAGCGAGACAACTGACATGACCGATTATCTGTCTCGTGTTCTTGTTGTGGCTTAGCGAGTGTGtgtgttgttttatttttggtattcGAAATAAGAGAAAACATGTATGTAATCAGGCAGCTGCTTTTCTTCTGTATGCAAACATGTATGTTATTGACTCCCagaaagaaaccaaaacaaaaaacaaaatgattaaattaaagtgttttttatttttatttttataataatgttGCCAAttccagcagcagcagcccGGTCCAGACAAATTAATTGAAATAACaaggcttatttactgtagTACTTCTTAAATTTTGGTCAAATCTTATTTTACCCTTTCAAAGTTAAAATGATTCACTTGACTTCTTTGACTTATGTTTTGTGTTACACTTTACTCTCAACTGTTATATCTGTTAATAACTCTGTCAATTTTGATGACATGACATAgctattttagtctttttacAACAAGTGCTGATGTGTGATATTTGagcccactttttttttttccttaagtggaataaattttttttttttgttcgaaAAAGTGgaataaaataatgtaattccttttttcttttttcctttctttctctctccccatTTGGATCTATTTGGTTATCTTTCAAATTCAATCCCCATCCTCAACAATAACAAAATCTTCAGGTTCTTCacacccaaacccaaaaactcAATTCACCAATTTCCCACATAAACAACTcccaaaataatgaaaaatctgattttggCCCTTTTGATCTGCCTCATGTTTGCTTTGTCAAATGGGTATGGAGGAACCAAGATCAGAGGCAGGCGACAGCTCGAAGACGTGAAGACGAACAAGAATGTTTAGGAGTCGGGGGGGTTTTCGATGGTGCAAGACAACCGGAGCCAGCGAAAGAGCCACCAAAGCAACGTCGGTGAAGGGATTCAGTTCTTGGAGGTGGTGGATGTGCATCGGCAGATGGTTTTTGGGATCAAGTACTATCTCAAGGTCTTTGCCGTAAAGGTGGTGAAGCTCGgaatagagaaagaaaaaagggcgAGATAACGAGATATAGGGAGGAGTTGTTGGGAGGGGGTCGGGTATAGAgaagaaagagggagagaagagagaagggaagGGGAGAGAAGTAATAATTTGCtaaactttttctttcctatttgttatatttattaaaataaaatattttattattttttacacaTGGCATACAAGAGTGGGTTCTATTTGTGCCACATCAGCGTTTTAACAGAACTTTTTAACATAGTTAACAGTGGACAGAACTTTTTAACATAGTTAACAGTGGAGGGTAAAGTGGAACACAAAACCACAGTTAAGGAGGTTAAGTGagtcattttaattttgaggaAGATAAAATGGGATTTAACCAAAGTTTCAGGAAGTGATACATTAAATAAGACAAATAACAAATCCAAATTACAATACAACGAAGATTGATTCCGAGGCGgaataaggaaaataaaaagggcgTGGTGCGAGAGAGAGAATACTCCCATCGCATTCGCATCGCATCCGGCAATAGGGTTTGATAGATGGCGGGTGCTAGTGCTGCTAGGGCAAGTAGATCAGTAATGGCGGCGGCTGCGGCTGCGGCTATGCCGGAGTCGAAAGTAATTGCGGCGA
The window above is part of the Prunus dulcis chromosome 1, ALMONDv2, whole genome shotgun sequence genome. Proteins encoded here:
- the LOC117638310 gene encoding uncharacterized zinc finger CCHC domain-containing protein At4g19190, whose product is MEGEEEGGGIRLSKRFSDKGGGEVDYKTKSGTAWSHSYLNQKPWHPLSYPNQRRKWIAEQIQAQHQRRTEEVSREYAQEQEFFRQAALVSKKDKEKIEMMKAVSFMYVRPPGYNAESAKAAEIADESVREHHNNTSFEDPQTQTQTDAPSTSRPRPPECMPPSGEESKKPRLKDVFGRPLPTEQEFEILKNAPRMETGVPTRAKPFGVEVRNVKCVRCGAFGHQSGDRECPLKDAIMPNEEGRLKRDDPLTAILAHTDPSEPLKWELKQKPGISPPRGGFKPDDPNQQIVAEDIFDEYGGFLSGDVIPELLTNFSSQPRDKSKKKTKHKKKLSSPMSGEDGLSSSYEDDKRSKKKICKVNKKKHGHSESSPSEILEFDRHKVKSRDKHSYSFENSNNEKHQRSTKKRQKHSHSYGDSEICRHYKRDNSSDRCTNSSEDSEPDKHHRDVQRRRKHSFTVEDSYHEKHHRSRKVRQKHSHSYEDSKIDRHCRRDKSRESLNNSSEDSEPDRHLRSIKSRHRHSYSSEDSGTNRQNRNKKSRDRQSYSYVKTEDEKHHRSRNSRHKHSCI